The DNA region cctcccccttcataCGCCCAGTCTACCGGCCCCCCTGCCCTCCCGGGTCGGAACCCTCCCCCTGCTAGTGCCCCGACCAAACCGATCATCGCCCACGCGAGAGCGCTTTACAAGTACAATGCCGCCGACGCGAGAGACTGTAGCTTCGACAAGGACGATAGGGTTGCTGTGTTTGAGTATATGAATGCGGattggtggatggggaggaatcAACGGACGGGGCAGGAGGGGATTTTCCCACGGTCTTacgttgtggtggaggacgaAAAGGCTGCTCAACCTGCGGCGGTTCTttatcctccccaacagccGGTCTATGGTCAGCCTGCTCCGGGGGCGTATGGAGGGGGTTATCCGGGTGCGCCACCGCCCGGGCAGCCGTATCAGCCGCATGATCaggggcagcaacagcagggagaagaaggggggagtAAGATGGGTGAGCATGGGAAGAAGTTTGGGAAGAAATTGGGCAATGCGGCGATTTTTGGAGCGGGTGCGACGATCGGGTCCAATATTGTGAACTCTATCTTTTAAGGGGTGGGattggagatggatgggtcTCAATGGACAAGAGACTGTGAAGGGGAAAGGATGTATCTTTCTTGACTTTCACTTATCACCTTTACACCTgaagcctttttttttccttttttctttttgcgtCTTTGGGACTCTTCATCATATCATGTTAAGCCACGCCATGTTCAGAGTAGGGTTTGGGAGTTTGGGATTCATGTTGATTTCTTACGCTAGGTTGGGATAATCTATCTTTTATTTTGTGAGAGATGCGGGAGTGGTATTGGTTGAATGTTGCTAGACATGGAAAAACCAGATAAAACAGTATTCAAACGTTATGGTTCCTAAAGCGGGATAGATCGTTGCCGGGAGAAGTGTGAGAATATGTCTGTAAGGAAGTACTGATATGATGGTTTGCCAACTTGGTAGTGATTCGGTTTCTGACTGTCACATGTCATCGACATGTAACCTAATTCTGTTGGTCAAAACATGAACAAGTAACAGCATCAGTGGTTTAGTGgtaaaatccatcgttgccatcgatgggccccGTGTTCGATTCACGGCTGATGCACAACAGCTTATCTTTTGTTCTTTCCTTgcatttttttcttctccacTTTGCCCAACAGAGAGTGTCTGAttatttttttgggggggacaGATTGGGGGTTTGATGTGATTTTTGCTGGATTTCCACCCATGTAAAGTTCGATTTGTGAAGGTTGTGGGAGTGGACAGATGCCCGTCGTCGTGGTCGAGACCAATTCAAATTCTCCGTTTTACCCAGCCACAAAGGATGGTGCCATCTGGAGAAGctatgttgttgttggtgcgTCGTATAGGCGAAAGCACCTGCTGGCAGGGCGGGGACCAGTccaggggaaggggatgcACGCTGTCGGTCCAGACCTTACCCATACCAGAATagccccaaccaaccattgGAATGCTACTGGGCGAACTCCGAAAAGGGTTGTTGCAAGCACCCTtgtcacatcaccaaccccaggtGGAAAATGTGTGTACACAGTCAGCCGTCTGCGGCAGTGCCTTACTTTGGCTTGCCGACAGTTTGGTCTCTTTTATTTAAGAAAGTGAGATGGTCTGAATtcggccctcctcctcatctcagCTGACAGGTTGGTTTCTTTTTGACATACAACCCAAGTTTTGTTAAtcttccctctccaaccttcTCATATGCACTGTTTCGGAGGGCTGTTGTTCTCTTTGACGCTCACACAACCGACATCCCACACTTTTCCAATGTGGATTGTAAAAATACCACTGTGACAAACGAgacaaccatcatcacccgctGCAGGGCGTGTGAACCTCGCAGCAATGTCTCGAGATCTCTCCCCGGCGCACTCCGGCTTGTCCTCCGGCGCCGCGGTAGAGTCCGACGTCAAatcaaccctcaccaccgccggcagcaTCAGCAAACGCCCCTTGATCGGCAAACGCCACGCCAGCACCCGGTCTGACGCCTCCGGTCTTCTACCATCAGAACCAGGATCACACCCCGACTCCCCAttatcaccaccctcccccggcTCCGACTCGGAAGAAGACACCTACCCCGAAGGCGGCCTCCGCGCCTggctcgtcgtcttcggcAGCTGGCTCGCCCTCTTTGCCTCCCTCGGCCTGATGAACGTCATGGCCACATTTGACACTTACCTCTCGGCGCGCCACCTCGTCGACCACGACAACGGCACCGTGGGCGGGATTATTTCTCTGTACACCATCCTCAGCTTCACTCTGGGGATATACGTCGGTCCGGTATTCGACAAACACGGCCCGCGGTGGCCGATTGTCGGGGGGAGTGTTTGTCTTTTCGCGGCGTTGATCGTGGTCAGCATATCGACCAACTACTGGCATTTGCTGGTGGCGTTTGCGGTGTTCAGCGGTCTGGGGAGCGCCTTGCTCTTCACGCCGTCGATCGCGGCGATAGGACATTTCTTCAacgagaggagggggttagCCACCGGGGTGGCGACTACGGCGGGGAGCGTGAGCGCGGTGATGTTTCCGTATGTTGTGCAGGAGTTGTTTGTCATGGTTGGGTGGCCGTGGACGATGAGAGCGTTGGCGTTGATTTGTCTTGGGGTTGCGGTGGGGGCGAACTTCTTGATTAGATCGAGGTTACCGCCGGCGAAGCATGCCAAGATCACTCCCAGTGTGAGGGTTTTCCAGACAAAGGGGTTTGGGTTGACGCTGGGGGCGGTTTTTCTGATGCAGTTTGCGGGGTTTGTGCCGCTGAGTTATCTTTCGGGGTATGTGCTTGCCAAGGGGTTCGGGCAGGAGTTTTCGTTTGATGTTGTGACGGTGTTGAATGCCAGTTCGGCgtttgggagggtggcgggtggttggttgggggatTGGGTTGGGGTCTATAATGCGAATGTGGTGTTTTCGGTGGTGGCTTCTATCGCGTGTTTTGCGGTTTGGTTGCCTgttgaggaaggaaaggCCGGGATGATTGGGTTTGCGGTTTTGTTTGGGTTTACGTCTGGGAGTAATGTTAGTTTGATGCCGGTTACGGTAGGGAAACTGTGTGGGACGAGGGAGTATGGGAGGTATTATGGGACGGTGTATACTATTGTTAGTcttggggttttggttgcTATTCCTATTGCTGGgaagttggtgttggggagtaGGGGCAGTTGGGATGGGTTGATTGTTTTGACGGGGGTGGCGTATCTTGcttcggcggtggtgtttgcgGTTGCGAAGATGTCGATTGTAGGGTGGAGATCGAAGCCTTGGGTGATTTTTTGAGGTgaaaggaagggggtggtgtatgAAGTTATGATCTTGCTTTCGGCTTTTATTTCATTTCGGGAAGCGGTGTCACTGGCCGCAAGCTTTGTAACACGCTCAGAAGGGGAGCTAATCTACGATACCACAGCATGGCATGTATATAAAGTGCGCTCACACAGCGAGTCTACAGTTTTCTTGCATACCAGTCAGGTTGTTTGAACAGAGATACCATATCAAGTCCTTCGCGCGAAGATACACATCAGAGACCTTCCTACTCAGCGAGTTATACACTGGGAAATCCAAATTACTACCTTCTACTGCATGAACGTGAAACATTTCATACCCCCACCTTCATCGCTCAAGGCGAAGAATATATTCCcctcgtcccctcccccatccccgtaGCCAAGCTGACACTCCTAGGCGTAACTGGCAACCCCATCtgccccctcctcttcatggTATTACTACTACTCCCCCCAAGCCTCTGCCCAGgactccccaacccaggactccccaacccaggactccccaacccaggACTCCCCAACCTAGGACTcccctgcccaccaccaatatccaacctcccaccacccctcgaaGCGCAACCATCAACTCCATACACCCCTGACCCCTTATTAACCCCCCTCAatccctccaccatccccggCCCAAAGCTCAAAATCTTCTTCCCTAGCGCCTCCCTGATTTGTATCCCCAGGTTCGTCCACTTGTTGAACAAGCTCTTGCACGTCGACCATATCGGACCATTTTCACTGTAATTGAGcggcgatgaagaagacagCATTGAGCGCAGAATGTCCGTTTGCTGGAGGACAGAGCTCGTTTTGGAGATGAGGTCTTCGAATAGGGGTACCATGGTGGATGATCGCAGTAAGTCGGTGGTTgtggcgttgttgatgacggatgagaagaggttgtcgagggaCGGGAGGAAGGTGTGGATTAGGGTTGtgaggttgcggagggaggtgag from Podospora pseudoanserina strain CBS 124.78 chromosome 1, whole genome shotgun sequence includes:
- the PIN3 gene encoding protein that induces appearance of [PIN+] prion when overproduced (EggNog:ENOG503P1V7; COG:U), whose translation is MVSEDRQRVIETNRSLRNIKNELESLLEKGVITDEAYDTISGLLPAESSFNSRSTPAPRTNPSSLPTPAATPSAAVPPTAAMAALSVGGNPNPPPSYAQSTGPPALPGRNPPPASAPTKPIIAHARALYKYNAADARDCSFDKDDRVAVFEYMNADWWMGRNQRTGQEGIFPRSYVVVEDEKAAQPAAVLYPPQQPVYGQPAPGAYGGGYPGAPPPGQPYQPHDQGQQQQGEEGGSKMGEHGKKFGKKLGNAAIFGAGATIGSNIVNSIF
- a CDS encoding hypothetical protein (EggNog:ENOG503NWXD; COG:G); translated protein: MSRDLSPAHSGLSSGAAVESDVKSTLTTAGSISKRPLIGKRHASTRSDASGLLPSEPGSHPDSPLSPPSPGSDSEEDTYPEGGLRAWLVVFGSWLALFASLGLMNVMATFDTYLSARHLVDHDNGTVGGIISLYTILSFTLGIYVGPVFDKHGPRWPIVGGSVCLFAALIVVSISTNYWHLLVAFAVFSGLGSALLFTPSIAAIGHFFNERRGLATGVATTAGSVSAVMFPYVVQELFVMVGWPWTMRALALICLGVAVGANFLIRSRLPPAKHAKITPSVRVFQTKGFGLTLGAVFLMQFAGFVPLSYLSGYVLAKGFGQEFSFDVVTVLNASSAFGRVAGGWLGDWVGVYNANVVFSVVASIACFAVWLPVEEGKAGMIGFAVLFGFTSGSNVSLMPVTVGKLCGTREYGRYYGTVYTIVSLGVLVAIPIAGKLVLGSRGSWDGLIVLTGVAYLASAVVFAVAKMSIVGWRSKPWVIF